The Electrophorus electricus isolate fEleEle1 chromosome 4, fEleEle1.pri, whole genome shotgun sequence region AGATTCTGTGACCGGCGTTCCTTCCAGAGAAGCCTCACAGAGTGATTGCATAAGATCCATGACCAAAAGGATGGAAAGGTCAAgattcaacattttaaaaacatctttggaAATGGTTTGCAGTGtgattgtttttatatatgatAAGACactatgtgtatgggtgtgtacaGCAATTTAGGAATTAAATAAGTATCAAATTGCTTTTGATGTCAATCTTTTCATAACAATCTTTTGCTGTAGTGCCTGGAGCTGGCCttttataaataacatttttcaataaTTAGCATAAACAAATGCCAATTCCTCTAGCTAGATGTACATTTTAAGTGCTTTAATATAAACGAATTACCGATCCTGCTGGTAACAAAGGGATGGTGTGGAGTTCTCACCCTACTTCTGCCAGTGTTCCTGGAAATGGACATTGACAGCTCTTGAGTATGTATTGAGATACATGTATAGGACCAGTGCTAGCAAGTGCTGATAAGCTACAGGGACGGTGACTGCAGCAGTGATGACTTGTTTCTCCTCAAGTGGAGATAGTATATTAGTGCAAGGAACACAAAGGCCCCCAGCTCTTCATTTACGTTCCCCAAGGTGCCCTGACTCCTTTGAGATTTCCTCTTCTCCACTGTCATCACCATCATGCTCTTCATTCACTGGATCCTCTTCTGCCTCTCCTTTGTCCTCCCCTTCACTCTCCTTGTTCTGTTCTTCCTTTTCCTCCTTGTCCACTTCTccactgctctcctcctcttgctcctcCTTCTCTGGTGCGTGCTGTGGAGGAGGGCTCGTAGCCAGTGGGCGGTCGTGGGCCGGAGAGCGTGAGCAGAGGCAGTTAACGAGACATATTGTAGCTGCCGAACTGAAGAGCGTCCACAATAAGAGTGGAGTAGGCACGTCCCGCGCGTGCTCGCCGATGCTCCTCAACACCCGCGGGAGCCAGGCGTCCGAGCTGCGCCGCACAGGGCCCTTATCCTACAACACACAGTGCGATGTGTTAGGCTACAGCATCTACGTAAATTGACAACAGTTAAATGAAGTTGCCTTCTGTTCACTTGTACATGCCTCATTATGCCTACCTTCAGACCATGTTGATCAAGCATGTGATTAAGGAAACCATCACCAAGGTGGACTATGGGGTAAAACTCCTCTACGTACACCCTTCTCCACCACCTCTGAGGCAATGACctaaaaaacagcacacacctTGATACGAGTGCTGATCTATAGTTAGTCACATTTTGCACTGTATGTAAGCAAGTCTTTGCAGGTAACAAAATTTCAAAAGTTAGTTTGCTTAATGTGTCATCCTTGTGTGTCCATGATGGCACATTCCAAGGGAGCACTCacccatcctccttgggttCGGTGAACCAGTATTTGTAGCGGTGAGCACGGATGTACGCTGGAGGCTGCTGACTGAATGGATATCGAGACTCATCTCTCTGAATGAGCCTTATCACTGTAAAACATGTACACGTACacaaaaatggggaaaataaacaagtggaGCTAGTTCAGAGCCAATGTTATTAAAGTACTGTTATACAAATCACTAGCGTCCACTGTTGCTACCAGCCTCCTAGGGTGCCGCTCACCGTCTCTCTTGCCCTGCAGGAGTCGGTAGACAAGGCTGCTGAACCAGGGGCTCTGCGTGTGCGGCCCCAGTGCTGCAAACCACATCTGCCAGTCCAGTCTAGGCTGGTGTGGGGTAACCACCAGGGGCGCTGCACTCATATTCCCTGGTTTGTACATGAACTCAATCTCCTAAAGAgcatggggagggggggggttggtttaTAACAGAAGGTCAGTAATTACAATGCCCTGACAATATACTCTGTTCTATTGTTTTTCTTCACTCTCACATGGTTCCTATAACTTATTCTCACTATTTTTTACTGCTTGCAACCCAACAGCAACTGGCCAATGGAAATCCATTGGCTACTCAATTAGAAGACAGACTATAAACTGTACTTCTATGAAGAACTAAACCCAGAATATTTCAGATACATAATACTAAAACAGGAGAGTGTGCATGATTAGATCATTTTAGTTTAATTCTGTTAAAGGACAGACTCGTTGCTCAGAGATGACAGTACTTCCTCCTGCCAGCACTGAAAGCCTAAACAAGCTGCAGGAGCCTACATGAGCTAGTGTCTCAAGCGCCTTTATATAGTAAATCCATTTCAGAAGAAACTCTTTTCAATGCCTGGTTATTAGAATTAAGTGGCATTTTATAAACCAATTGGGTAATAAAGAAAATGCATATAAATCTGTCTAAACCAGTCTGGACTCTGTGTGAACGGATGCAAGGACTTCGTTACAGACCGTCCACGTGCTGCCGTCCATACTGCCCTCGATGATGACCTCAGGACGGCCCCCAACTCCTGTCATCCTCCTGAACAGACCGTACGAGTTGACCAGCTGGTAACGATCAGTCAGCTGAAATGCTTTCCGCACCCCTGGCCAGATGTTACTATTAGCCTCATACTCTATGTAGGTGTAGGGAACCtgcacacatgtgtgcatatacatatCAAAGAAGAAAAGTAACAAAAGTATGAATATATcttatgtaaaaaataaagagagtATGATGCTTCCATATTGTTACCATGGCTACTGACCAAACTAATGGCAAACATGGTGGTTGCAGCTGTAGCAAAGACAGCCCACTGTACTGTGCTCCACAGACGCCAGAGCACACccttcacacatgcactcctgaaacacatgcacagcatgCACAAGGCTTATGTAACTGTCACTATCTGTAATGCTTCAGCATTTGGTCAATGGAGGCTGAGCATCCACATTCTCCTACACTGTAGCCTCAGAGCACCATCTGGTGGACATAAGTAATTTTTCCCACATAACACCAAGTAAAGGAAAATAGATCTAAAAGCATCTTTATACACTGCTGCAGGACttgttaataatataaaaaaggGACTCACCTGAACATGGCAGTGACAATCTCCCAGGTGAGTGAGAGAACCCCTATCCAAATACTAAGCACAACCACTGCCTTCAGAAACCTGTTAAACTCATAATGTGTAAATTCTGAGAAAggaaggggggggaaaaaacccacatgcacacacaagtaTAAATACTTACTGCTTGAGTGCATGATGACTAATATATGAGAGATAGCATGTCTTATAAAACATAAGTCAACCTGTATTAGAAGAAATGCTTTTCTTGTCCCATTCCACTTTAAGGTCAAAGTAGTAGACGGTCCAGTAGCCAAGGATTCCATACACAGCCAGttccaccaacacacacacccacgccaTGACTGTGTGCAGGAGAGCTGTAAAAGGCAAGTATCATGGTTCTGGAAAAACATGCCTGCGCATACCGCATGATACTTGTGGATTTTGTTTTTacccaaaaaaaataaaaattcagtcAAATCAGTTTTTATGCAACAGACAACTTTCTTTCTGACACTTGCTGTATGTAAAGTATGTAAAGAGGTGGGACGGAGAGATACCAAAGAGTAAAACTAACACatacttctctctttctgtggtaTGTGTCGGCAGAGCCAGAAGTTGACATGCTGGTCATCGAGCAAGGAAAAGCAGAGTGTGATGGTCAACAGATTAAAGAAGTTATAATTCCCAGACAGGATAATCAGCACTTGCAGCAGGACCtgtccaaatgcacacagatacacacatcacCAGAGCCAATTGAATCGCCTTAGCAACACAGCTGACAAGCAAGCACACTCTGGTGGGCTGAGAAAGCAAGGCCCACCCACCTGCATATAGAAGGCAGTGAGCATGTGTCGACGGATGGGACTGAAGAAGAGGAAGGGGCCGGGGACCTCAATGACAAAGGTGCCCACCACACTCAGCTTCTGTATCCACACTGGCAACTGGTGGGCAAACCAAGCCAGTGGCGTGGGAATGCACTGAGTCTCGTAGTGATAGGTCAACGCTGTGGTCACAAAGAAAATGTCAGGGTGTCCACGAAACAATGGTTGGAGTTATGCTGCTCTGTTTACTCAGCTTCAACTCCCTGACCTGTGAGCCCCCACCACGTAGGGCAACGGCTGGTGAGCTTGACCACGCCAGAGGCGAACATCAGCCGGAAGAGTAGCCAGCGCACCAGCCAAAAAGTCACGTTATCGTGGAGGCCTGCCCTGCAGCCCCAGGGCATGTTCATGGGAGCAACAAGGATGGCCAGGAAGCCCACCTCCAACAGCAGACTATCCCTGACAGAATGAGAGGGGGAAAGAACTCACATACTATTAACTGGGCTTCACAGACAGATGATGTGTTGAAATCATTTCCCATCAGGGTGTGCATTATAGCAATGATGTTGACACAGTGATTCGCGAATGTGACTAGCCTCAGGTTTACTGTTGGCAAGAGTGCTTTGTTAACCTTGTTGCTTAGCAGCCCCACAGTGCCAAAAAAGACATGCAAATCACTTTTCTGTGAACTCAAACCACCCAcctaacaaaacacagaaccCTATACTCACCACTGGAAATACAAGAACACCTGGCCCACCTGTAGAAACAACACTGTGAAAAAGTGCCCATACTATTAAAGCATTTGCATTCAGATGTTATCAGTGCCGCAGCTGGCCAAAATTATGCATAAGGTAGTACCTGGTAGAGTGACATATAGAGCACCCACAGCACCAGGTATACTCTGCAGTCTCTGAGGACAGGTAGCGCTGTAGCCGCTAGGCTAAGCACAGCTCCAGCCAGGCTAAGCAATTCCATGCACTGTTGAGTGTCCAGGCCAAGTCTAGGGCCGAACCACAGCAGTGTGGGGGCGTCCCGTAACTGCTCCCAGATACTTTTACCGGACACCCGTAGCATCCACCGGGCAGGCAACACGCCCTCATTGCCGTAAAGTCCtcgggaaaaaaaagaaagaaaagcgcAACAGCGTGCGCGGAGGCAGGGGGGCTTATAGGGAGAAACCTGTCAGCAAACCACCAAATATGACGAACGCTTATTTGCACAAACCTACACATGCCTTTCCGTCTGAGACCACATTTACGACCAGAACAATGCAAAATAACGGCTACATCCGTTTGCATGTCACTTCTAAAATTGTAATATTCCATTCATTGTCCGGTCTGTGAAGAGCTGTAGCTGAAGATCTAGTCCTTAAAAGCAACTAACCCTCTACTTGCTTTGGTGACAGTTTGATAGTTAGTTTAACATAGCAAGTGACTGTTAAACGaatgtagctagctatatatCCACTTTCCTGCAAAACATGAAACTACAGCCAGTGAAAACCCGAGAATATTATAGGTAgctatatagctagctagctagctaccataTTAAAACAGTTATACCTACCCTATTAGATAGTATCTTAATTAAGTAGCATAACTAGCTAAACAGATAGCTAGCTATCCGAGCTAACTGGATAGTAGCTAAAGTCACTTCATTACGGACGGCACGGGTGAATATCAGGCGACAGAAGTAGGTTAAATCTCTTCTCACCTGGAATTTGCACATAAACAGATGCAAAGGCAAACATATAGATTGCAGACAGACACCACAAAAATATGTGCCTCGCTAATCTTGTTTCGcccatttttttctgtatttttgcataTGCAGTTTGGCAAAAATAGTATTTTGTATGGACAAAGCTTCTTCAGCAGTACCCTCTATCTACGGTCTAGGCGAGAGGCTGCAGGAGACACGTCGCTCGGTAGGTTATTTTTATGGAAGCGTCAACAGAAGACATGACTGCGCCTGCGCTACTTGGCTGCAGAGAGACGTCTGGTGGTGACGGAGAAAGGTTGTCTTTAATTAACcaggaaaagcagaaaagcGACTCATATCGTTCAATAGAAGAGTTCTCGTTTAAGTATTATATATAGGATTTTTTAACGATCATTCACGGCGCAAAAATGATCACAAACACACCAGATTCCGTCTTTAACGTTGTCTTTAATTACTTCGCACCTGATCTGATTTGTCGTCAGGCAGACAAACATAAACCCGTCTGCCCACAAGCAGGCAGCGGATTGAGCAAACTCCCAACCTCGTGGTCACCCCTCGTTTCCCCTCTATACATTCAAGTGTTTCCTGGGCAGCTTGCTTTTGCCCTCTGCCCAAGTGTCCAGTTATGGAAAGGACCAGCTGGCATTGCACATGCAAGGAAAAATGGGAAGCAGGATCACCAAGTTCTAAGCACAGACAACTTTTAAACAGGAAGCATGGCCTCTCTGCTACGTGAactaaaaaaaagaggaaagaatgtccaggtttttctttccttccttccccACAATCGAAATGTGATCAGTAGTACATGATTGGAGATAACACTAAAATGACACTAGCGTGGAGCATTTGTGTACGCTGACCACAAAATGACACAgtgagtgtatttgtatttcattcCTTTggtagaaaaataaaacatggccACTAAGTGACTCAATCTTGACACTTACAGACATTCTTCACGGAGACATACACTCTAGAAAATGTCATGTATCTCTTAGCTGCCTCAGCCTTCTATTGGACGATCGGAATGTCTACAATATGGCCCATAAATGGAAGCAATGGtgactgttttcttttcagaaagGCTTTCAGTAGAAACTTTCACTCATAATAGCATACATCAACAATGGGTTTGAGCTGTAATTTCTAGAGAGTATGCCATATATGCACTCTGCAAATCAATCTACTGGAATTTTACTGGAGACCTAGGGGTCACCTTCACTTCACTTATCTTTGGAAGTCTGCTAGTTTAGTTTGTACTGCAGTGGCAGAACCAAAAACCTTTAGATTTGGAGTTTATGTTGTATGTTTTGGTTactctgtgggggggggggggtgcgcgcCGGTGTGCATTGATGTGTCTTCAGGTTCCCTCTCCGTTGCTGGAGGTTTGCACGTTTCctgactgtgtctgtgaaggTGTGGCCTCAAGCTCAGACTCCCGGATGAAAATCACAGCATCTCCACTCACATTGATAAGGCACTGAGCCTGCgaaaacacccacacccatacaccgaGTACAAGATAAGAGCATGAATATATCCAcatgagagaatgtgagtgagcatacacatatgtataaacaaacactcacctggtttttgtttgggttctccataaacacacactccttcatGCTGTAGGAGACGACAGCGTTTCCACCGAGGGCAGCCACATGGGCTCGTACCATGGCAAACACCTCAGCTATAAACGAGTGCAGGAACCCACTCACGCCACCCTCCTGACACACGTACACGTGCACGTTATTAaccaaaatatatttcttttgaaTGATGCACTCTGGTTTTACAAAGTTAAAGAGCATGTCTGTTGGCAGGTGAGGACAAGTGTGCATTACCTCCCGCAGCGAAGTGGTCTCTCTGATGAAAAACATGTTGATGATGCCGAGGTATTTGATAATTTTCGCTCCGGGGATGAAGGAGAGTGGCGTCATTTTCACCACAGTGATGGAGCTGCCAGGACAGGAGCGATTTGAGCGCAGAGAACGAGAGCGACCCTCTGGCACTGGACTGGCCTTCTCTAGAGAGGACACTaagtgagaaagggaggggagatATCAGAAATGGCTCTAAGAGGGTGCCCGATATTTCAAGGTCAGAAATCAGAGGAAACAAACGGAGGAAAGACCAAATGGTGTGTAAGCAGTAGAATAGAAACCTGAGCAGTGCTACGGCAAACGTGGGTCATTGCACCACATGCAGACACGCTGACAAAGTGTGTGCAAAAGAATatatgagagagcgagagagagagagagagagagagagagagaaaatgtaatatctGCTGCAGTAATGAATTAGGTGATCAAGAAGAGAAAGGTTTTCCATTGAAGTATATGAAGGACGTCTCTTTCAACACCCACTATGCATACATAATGTATCCCTGACATAAAGCCTTTATACCG contains the following coding sequences:
- the lmf2a gene encoding lipase maturation factor 2a, which produces MGETRLARHIFLWCLSAIYMFAFASVYVQIPGLYGNEGVLPARWMLRVSGKSIWEQLRDAPTLLWFGPRLGLDTQQCMELLSLAGAVLSLAATALPVLRDCRVYLVLWVLYMSLYQVGQVFLYFQWDSLLLEVGFLAILVAPMNMPWGCRAGLHDNVTFWLVRWLLFRLMFASGVVKLTSRCPTWWGLTALTYHYETQCIPTPLAWFAHQLPVWIQKLSVVGTFVIEVPGPFLFFSPIRRHMLTAFYMQVLLQVLIILSGNYNFFNLLTITLCFSLLDDQHVNFWLCRHIPQKERTLLHTVMAWVCVLVELAVYGILGYWTVYYFDLKVEWDKKSISSNTEFTHYEFNRFLKAVVVLSIWIGVLSLTWEIVTAMFRSACVKGVLWRLWSTVQWAVFATAATTMFAISLVPYTYIEYEANSNIWPGVRKAFQLTDRYQLVNSYGLFRRMTGVGGRPEVIIEGSMDGSTWTEIEFMYKPGNMSAAPLVVTPHQPRLDWQMWFAALGPHTQSPWFSSLVYRLLQGKRDVIRLIQRDESRYPFSQQPPAYIRAHRYKYWFTEPKEDGSLPQRWWRRVYVEEFYPIVHLGDGFLNHMLDQHGLKDKGPVRRSSDAWLPRVLRSIGEHARDVPTPLLLWTLFSSAATICLVNCLCSRSPAHDRPLATSPPPQHAPEKEEQEEESSGEVDKEEKEEQNKESEGEDKGEAEEDPVNEEHDGDDSGEEEISKESGHLGERK